The following proteins are encoded in a genomic region of Gossypium hirsutum isolate 1008001.06 chromosome D05, Gossypium_hirsutum_v2.1, whole genome shotgun sequence:
- the LOC107906706 gene encoding BURP domain protein RD22 — translation MEFNFFFIFILLILALCGVSHASADLAAEVHWKSVFPHTPMPKALKHRLLQPAAGNKPWVVTRKEDSINDGDYGNADPSMGFGRGSIISRTNITMYFFENDLYPGKKVKLEYFSKAKARNEVPFLSRRVAESIPFSSDEFPGILKLFSLKPESREAKAMNRTIAMCERRVIEGEDMYCATSLESLVDLSVRKFGNDIQVLSSEVEKETENQDFSVANEGTILMGEKDIVCHKMKYPYAVFLCHSLDKTAVYRVPLVGKHGTKANALAVCHRDTSAWNPNHIAFLLLKVKPGSVPICHFLMRESLVWVPNRFAH, via the exons ATGgagttcaatttctttttcatcttcattttacTCATA CTTGCATTATGTGGGGTTAGCCATGCTTCAGCTGATCTAGCAGCAGAGGTTCACTGGAAATCAGTGTTCCCTCACACCCCAATGCCAAAAGCCCTGAAACATCGTCTTTTACAGCCAGCAGCAG GAAACAAACCTTGGGTTGTTACGAGGAAGGAAGATTCAATCAATGATGGCGACTATGGAAACGCTGATCCAAGCATGGGATTTGGACGTGGGAGTATTATTTCCCGAACCAACATAACTATGTATTTCTTCGAAAATGATCTATACCCTGGTAAGAAGGTGAAACTAGAATATTTCAGTAAGGCTAAGGCAAGGAATGAGGTTCCGTTCTTGTCTCGTCGAGTTGCAGAGTCAATACCCTTTTCGAGTGACGAGTTTCCGGGGATTTTGAAGCTCTTTTCGCTGAAACCTGAATCAAGGGAAGCTAAGGCAATGAATCGAACGATTGCGATGTGCGAGAGACGGGTCATTGAAGGGGAAGACATGTACTGTGCGACGTCGTTAGAGTCGTTGGTGGATTTAAGTGTTAGGAAATTCGGGAACGATATTCAAGTGCTGTCAAGTGAGGtggaaaaagaaactgaaaaccAGGATTTTAGTGTTGCTAACGAGGGAACGATACTGATGGGAGAAAAAGATATAGTTTGCCATAAGATGAAATATCCCTACGCCGTGTTTCTGTGTCATTCACTTGATAAAACAGCAGTGTATAGGGTTCCTTTGGTTGGAAAACATGGAACAAAAGCTAATGCTTTAGCTGTTTGCCATAGAGATACATCAGCTTGGAACCCAAaccacatcgcttttctgcttcttAAAGTAAAACCAGGATCAGTCCCCATTTGCCATTTCCTCATGAGAGAGAGCCTCGTTTGGGTTCCAAATCGATTTGCTCATTAa
- the LOC107906703 gene encoding uncharacterized protein isoform X2, with the protein MKIETGCTDLCYLDLQVTVHHAAEELIQHLKSENDKLYAEVNELKSEVASKMSSMDKQCADYQKLLIEENQKYKALSLEVSRLQNLHHEGQNKDGKLDIIPTVSARIAQVSSEKVSGRSIGMITSKCSRESAAETNDNIITSVSTNCNVAMTNALAEDLSEKALSREDLTHFQLPECCKGSPDASATVTARATCLFQALTECLLDMKISTNNQTGGLCISALHQPSGYSFSLTWINKAGGEEAELVYRVLSLGTFERVVPEWMRDVIKFSTGMCPLFFQRVAHVIKLQC; encoded by the exons ATGAAAATAGAAACAGGATGTACTGACCTATGTTACTTGGATTTGCAAGTGACTGTTCATCATG CTGCAGAGGAATTGATTCAGCATCTGAAGAGTGAAAATGACAAGCTGTATGCAGAAGTTAATGAATTGAAAAGTGAAGTGGCCTCTAAAAT GTCCAGCATGGATAAACAATGTGCAGACTACCAAAAGCTTTTGATTGAAGAGAATCAGAAGT ATAAAGCACTTTCTCTAGAAGTTAGCAGGCTGCAAAATCTGCACCATGAGGGACAAAATAAAGATGGCAAACTAGATATTATACCAACAGTTTCTGCTagaattgcacaagtttcatctGAAAAGGTTTCTGGAAGGTCCATTGGAATGATAACGAGTAAGTGTAGCAGGGAATCTGCTGCTGAGACAAATGACAATATTATTACTTCTGTTTCAACTAACTGCAATGTTGCCATGACTAATGCATTGGCAGAAGACTTGTCTGAGAAAGCTTTGTCTCGTGAGGATCTTACACATTTTCAGCTG CCAGAATGCTGTAAAGGCAGTCCAGATGCAAGTGCCACAGTCACTGCTAGAGCTACTTGTCTTTTTCAAGCTCTTACTGAGTGCTTACTGGACATGAAAATATCCACTAATAATCAAACTGGCGGACTATGCATTTCAGCTCTGCATCAACCAAGTG GTTACTCATTCAGTCTAACATGGATAAACAAAGCTGGCGGAGAAGAAGCAGAGTTGGTGTACAGGGTATTGTCATTAGGGACATTTGAGAGAGTGGTGCCGGAGTGGATGAGGGATGTGATTAAGTTCAGCACTGGCATGTGCCCTCTTTTCTTCCAGAGGGTAGCTCATGTAATCAAGTTGCAGTGCTAA
- the LOC107906703 gene encoding uncharacterized protein isoform X1, with protein sequence MEPLYAKLYDKYDKLKKRKLSEMDDINRDQEEKFVNYVRAAEELIQHLKSENDKLYAEVNELKSEVASKMSSMDKQCADYQKLLIEENQKYKALSLEVSRLQNLHHEGQNKDGKLDIIPTVSARIAQVSSEKVSGRSIGMITSKCSRESAAETNDNIITSVSTNCNVAMTNALAEDLSEKALSREDLTHFQLPECCKGSPDASATVTARATCLFQALTECLLDMKISTNNQTGGLCISALHQPSGYSFSLTWINKAGGEEAELVYRVLSLGTFERVVPEWMRDVIKFSTGMCPLFFQRVAHVIKLQC encoded by the exons ATGGAGCCTTTATATGCAAAGCTTTACGACAAATATGACAAGCTTAAG aagaGAAAACTTTCCGAAATGGATGACATAAATCGAGATCAAGAAGAGAAATTTGTGAATTATGTGCGTG CTGCAGAGGAATTGATTCAGCATCTGAAGAGTGAAAATGACAAGCTGTATGCAGAAGTTAATGAATTGAAAAGTGAAGTGGCCTCTAAAAT GTCCAGCATGGATAAACAATGTGCAGACTACCAAAAGCTTTTGATTGAAGAGAATCAGAAGT ATAAAGCACTTTCTCTAGAAGTTAGCAGGCTGCAAAATCTGCACCATGAGGGACAAAATAAAGATGGCAAACTAGATATTATACCAACAGTTTCTGCTagaattgcacaagtttcatctGAAAAGGTTTCTGGAAGGTCCATTGGAATGATAACGAGTAAGTGTAGCAGGGAATCTGCTGCTGAGACAAATGACAATATTATTACTTCTGTTTCAACTAACTGCAATGTTGCCATGACTAATGCATTGGCAGAAGACTTGTCTGAGAAAGCTTTGTCTCGTGAGGATCTTACACATTTTCAGCTG CCAGAATGCTGTAAAGGCAGTCCAGATGCAAGTGCCACAGTCACTGCTAGAGCTACTTGTCTTTTTCAAGCTCTTACTGAGTGCTTACTGGACATGAAAATATCCACTAATAATCAAACTGGCGGACTATGCATTTCAGCTCTGCATCAACCAAGTG GTTACTCATTCAGTCTAACATGGATAAACAAAGCTGGCGGAGAAGAAGCAGAGTTGGTGTACAGGGTATTGTCATTAGGGACATTTGAGAGAGTGGTGCCGGAGTGGATGAGGGATGTGATTAAGTTCAGCACTGGCATGTGCCCTCTTTTCTTCCAGAGGGTAGCTCATGTAATCAAGTTGCAGTGCTAA
- the LOC107906703 gene encoding uncharacterized protein isoform X3, with protein sequence MEPLYAKLYDKYDKLKKRKLSEMDDINRDQEEKFVNYVRAAEELIQHLKSENDKLYAEVNELKSEVASKMSSMDKQCADYQKLLIEENQKYKALSLEVSRLQNLHHEGQNKDGKLDIIPTVSARIAQVSSEKVSGRSIGMITKDLSEKALSREDLTHFQLPECCKGSPDASATVTARATCLFQALTECLLDMKISTNNQTGGLCISALHQPSGYSFSLTWINKAGGEEAELVYRVLSLGTFERVVPEWMRDVIKFSTGMCPLFFQRVAHVIKLQC encoded by the exons ATGGAGCCTTTATATGCAAAGCTTTACGACAAATATGACAAGCTTAAG aagaGAAAACTTTCCGAAATGGATGACATAAATCGAGATCAAGAAGAGAAATTTGTGAATTATGTGCGTG CTGCAGAGGAATTGATTCAGCATCTGAAGAGTGAAAATGACAAGCTGTATGCAGAAGTTAATGAATTGAAAAGTGAAGTGGCCTCTAAAAT GTCCAGCATGGATAAACAATGTGCAGACTACCAAAAGCTTTTGATTGAAGAGAATCAGAAGT ATAAAGCACTTTCTCTAGAAGTTAGCAGGCTGCAAAATCTGCACCATGAGGGACAAAATAAAGATGGCAAACTAGATATTATACCAACAGTTTCTGCTagaattgcacaagtttcatctGAAAAGGTTTCTGGAAGGTCCATTGGAATGATAACGA AAGACTTGTCTGAGAAAGCTTTGTCTCGTGAGGATCTTACACATTTTCAGCTG CCAGAATGCTGTAAAGGCAGTCCAGATGCAAGTGCCACAGTCACTGCTAGAGCTACTTGTCTTTTTCAAGCTCTTACTGAGTGCTTACTGGACATGAAAATATCCACTAATAATCAAACTGGCGGACTATGCATTTCAGCTCTGCATCAACCAAGTG GTTACTCATTCAGTCTAACATGGATAAACAAAGCTGGCGGAGAAGAAGCAGAGTTGGTGTACAGGGTATTGTCATTAGGGACATTTGAGAGAGTGGTGCCGGAGTGGATGAGGGATGTGATTAAGTTCAGCACTGGCATGTGCCCTCTTTTCTTCCAGAGGGTAGCTCATGTAATCAAGTTGCAGTGCTAA